The Candidatus Bipolaricaulota bacterium nucleotide sequence TGATGTCCTCGATCGGACTGGCGCTCGGGCTGCGAAATGTCCTTCAGTTTGCATGGGGACCGCAGCCGCACTACTACATCGAGCGGATTCAAGTCGCCCTGCCCATCCCCGGGATTCCCGCACGGATCAAATCGGACGAGATATTCATCGTCTTAATGGCGCTCGTCATCATTACCCTGGTTCACCTCTTCCTCCGCTACACCAAGATGGGGAAAGCGATGCGAGCGATGGCCGATAACGTCTCACTCGCACGGGTGACCGGGATCAACACCGACCGGGTTATCGCGTTGACGTGGGTGATCGGGGGAGGGCTGGCCGCGATGGCCGGGATATTCGCTGGGATCGAAAACAAGTTCATCACCCCGGAGCTCGGTTGGCAGATGCTCCTTTCCATATTCGCCGGGGTGATCCTGGGTGGAATTGGAAACCCGTACGGGGCGATCATCGGGGGGCTGATCATCGGGATCTCGGAGGAGGTGTCCACCGCGTTCATCTCCACCGGTTACAAGCCAGCGGTGGCGTTTGTGATCATGATTCTGATGCTCCTGGTCCGGCCGACCGGGATCCTCGGAAGGAGCGATTGATGGAACAGTTCGTCAGTATCCTCAGCTACATTGTATTCTTCGCCATAACGGCCGGAACCTACGGGGTGCTCACCCTGGGGCTGAACATCCAGTGGGGCTACACCGGCCTGTTCAATATCGGGATCGCCGGGTTCTACGCCCTTGGGGCGTACACCTCGGCCCTCATCTCCGGTCCGGCCCCGAGCCCGTGGGAGGGGAGGACGTTCGGTGGGTTCGAGCTCCCGTTCATCCTCGGGCTCCTCGGGGCGGCGGTTGTGTGCGGGATCGTTGCTCTCCTCATCGGGATTCCGACCCTGCGGCTGCGTGCCGACTACCTGGCGATCGCCACGATCGGGATCGCCGAGTCGATCCGGTTGGTCCTCAACAACGAGTCCTGGTTGACAAACGGAGTGTGGGGAATCCAGGGGATCCCCGCGCCGCTGTACAAGACGATCCACGGTGGTGCTAAGGCGTTTCTGGCGGCCCATCCCGGGATTCCAGGATGGCTGCACGACTTGATCGCCAAGTCATACGACTGGTTCTACCTCGGGCTTGTCCTGTTCGTCCTGCTCGTCATCTACTTGATTGTGGAACGGCTCGGGCGTGCCCCGTGGGGACGGGTGATCAGGGCGATTCGGGAGGACGAGGACGCCACCGCGATGCTGGGGAAAAACACGTTCGCGTTCAAGCTCCAGTCCCTCGTCCTCGGTGCGATGGTGATGGGAGTCGGCGGGAGTCTCTACGCCCATTATGCCCGGTTCATCTCCCCCGCCTCGTTCAAGCCGTTCTACGGCACCTTCCTGATCTGGGTGATGCTCATCCTCGGGGGGAGTGGGAACAACCGCGGCGCAATCCTGGGAAGCTTTGTCGTGTGGGGAATCTGGGCCGGGACGGACTTCCTTACCAAGTATTTCCCGGTCTCTGCTACCCAGGCGGCGAGCCTGCGGATCATCCTGATCGCTTTACTCCTCGAGGTCATCCTCCTGTGGCGTCCGCAGGGGCTCCTCCCTCCACGGAAGCAGAAGAAGACCGATTCCGACTGACTGCTGTCTCTTTCCCTCCTCCCTTGTTGCTCCGCCCCCTTTGTAAAAAGAAGGGGGCGGCCCTTTCGGACCACCCCACAACAAGAGGAGAGAAGAAGTAATAGGAGGCTTTATCCCGAAACAGTCAACACCGGGACGACCTGGCAGTCCTGGATCTTCCAGATCAGGATCCCGCCTTCCACGTCACCGTTATCCTTGAAGTCCACCGTGCCGGAGAGGCCCTCATAGTTGATCTCCTTCCCCGCCTTCAACAGGGAGACCGCCTTGGCGAACTCGCCGTAGTAGACCTTCTCCCCCGGTGGGTTGGCGACAGCGCGCAGGTTGTCCCGAATCGCCTCACCAGTTGCCTTGCCGGCCCGTTCCATCGCCAATGCAATCAGCATCACCGCGTCATACGCCTGGTAGTAGTAAGGTACCGTGCTCTTCCCGAACTCGGCCTCATAGTCGGCGTCACACTGGTCGGTGCGGAAACCGGCGGCGGCGACTGTCCCGTACGCCCCTTCGATTGGGCCGGGGTTGTCACCGGACTGGCAGGCCGGTCCCGGGGCAACTCCCTCGCCCTTCATCCCATCCGAGAAGAGGAATTTCCCTTGATAACCGGCCTCGACTGCTTCCACAATCTGCTTGTTTCCGTCGACCGGATAGCTGACCATGATAAGGGCATCCGGATCTCCGCTAATCGCCTTCTCAACCTCACCCCGATAGGAGGGCTTGTTTTCCTCGTACGGGACCACAGCCAGGACCTTACCGCCGTAGGATTCAAAGTTTTTCTTGAACACGTCAGCAAGCCCCTTTCCATAGGCGTTGTTTACGTAGATCACAGAGACCTTCTGATAGTTCAGGAGCAACGCCATCCGGGCGAGAACGATACCCTGCACCGCGTCGGATACGACTGTCCGGAACACGTAGTCGTTATCCTTCAGCGCGGGGATAGCCGGGGAGGTGGAAGCGGGGGAGATGAGGACGACTTCAGCCGGGATGGTAACGCTGGAAGCGGCGATCGTCACTCCGCTCGACAGTGCTCCGACGATCGCGGGAACGTGATCGAGCTCCACCAGCTTTCGTGCCGCGTCCCGTCCTACATCGGGTGATGTCGCCGTATCGCGCACAACGAGTTCAAGTTCCTTGCCCAGTACTCCACCCGCAGCGTTGATCTGCTCAACCGCCAGCTTCGCCCCGTTGACGATCGGCGGGCCGTACGGCCCTAGCGGACCGGTGAGCGACATCAGCGCCCCGATCTTGATCTTCTCAGCTCCAACTGCGGAGATGCTCAGCCCAATGACCAGTCCAATGATAAGCAACGTCACTACTTTTTTCACCTTTAACCTCCTTGCCTTTAATGATTTTATTTTACCTACTACACTATTTGCTTCTGCACCATCACCTCCCTCCAATAAAAAAGACCACAGGCATTCGCCCGTAGTCTTCCCGCGCCCGCTATAACCTAGTAGTAAGTACTAGGCCCGGGCGGGCGCAAACAGCGTAATCCAATAAACAAGATGAGAGGAGCGGACAGAGCCGCTTACGCCATTAACTATCAGTTGCATTCCTCTCATCCTGTCCATGATCGTTCTCACCATAGCACGAATCGAGGGGTTTGTCAAGTGGTCCGCAGCGCGATGCCCCCACGGCCATGTCGTGATCGATCTTCTCCTCCTGCATCAGCCTAGCGCTTTCCGTGTCACCGCGTCGCTTCTCTACCTTCTTTGGGGTTGACAAACGGGCGGTACTGCACTAAAGTGATACCTGAATCAGGTGTCACTTTTACAGCGGAAAGATCCGCCTACAGGATCATTCCGATTCGGCTCCAGGAGGTGGTCCCACAGATTGCACCTGTCATCGGCGGCTGGTTAGGCCCTAAGGCGGGGCATGTCGAGCAGCGAATTCTCCAGCGTGTTGCAGGGAAAGGATTGTTAGGCTAGTATCTATGAGGGTTTTAAACATTAAAGCGAGGAGGTTTTGAAGTGTCCGAACCGATCAAGTGGGTGAAGAAGGACCCGGCCAAGGAGAACGTCTTCTGGCCGACCGAAGAGATGAAGAAGCGGGCGTGGGTCGCCGACGAGTCGATCTACGCCGAGGCAAAGGCCGACCCGGTGAAGTTCTGGGCCAAGCACGCCGAGGAGCTCCACTGGTTCAAGAAATGGGAGAAGGACTACGAGTTCGCCCCGCAGGCGTACAAGTGGTTCATCGGTGGAAAGATCAACCTCTCCTACAACTCCCTCGACCGGCACATCGAGGCGGGAAACGGAGATAAGGTCGCCATAATCTGGGAACCGGAGCCGACCGACGAGGCCCCGCGCAAGATCACGTACTCCGAACTGCACGAGCTCGTCTCCAAGTTCGCCAACGTGCTTAAGAGCTTGGGGGTAAAGAAGGGGGACCGCGTTGGGATCTACCTTCCGATGATCCCTGAGGCGGTGATCGCGATGCAGGCGTGCGCCCGGATCGGCGCACCGCACTCGGTCGTGTTCTCCGCCTTCTCCCCGGATTCGCTCCGCGACCGGCTGATCGATGCCGGTGCCAAGGTGTTGATCACCGCCGACGGCTACTACCGCCGCGGCAAGAAGATCGACCTGAAGAAGAACGCCGACGCCGGTATCGAGGGGACTGCCGTGGAGAAGGTCGTCGTCGTCAAGCGGCTCGACGGGAGCGCGTCGATGACCCCGGGGCGTGATCTGTGGTACCACGAGCTGATGGCGGACGCGTCCGCCGACTGCCCGGCAGAGGAGCTCGATGCAGAGGACCTCTCGTTCCTCCTCTACACATCGGGAACGACCGGAAAGCCGAAGGGGATCATGCATACGACCGGCGGCTACGCCGTTCAGTCCTACCTCACGGCGAAGTGGAACTTCGACCTGCACGAGGGGGACATATTCTGGTGCACGGCCGACGTCGGCTGGATCACCGGCCATACCTACATCAACTACGCTCCGCTGATGAACGGGGTGACGAGCCTGATCTTCGAGGGCTCCCCCGACTTCCCGGACTACGGTCGGTTCTGGGCGATCATCGAGAAGCACAAGGTCACCCAGCTCTACACCGCACCGACCGCGATCCGGATGTTCATCAAGTGGGGGGACGAGTGGCCGGAGAAGTACGACCTGTCGTCGCTGCGGCTGCTCGGGACGGTCGGTGAGCCGATCAACGTCGATGCCTGGCTGTGGTACTTCGAGAAGATCGGTGGCGGCCGCTGCCCGATCATCGACACGTGGTGGCAGACCGAGACCGGGGCGAACATGGTGAACAACCTCCCCGGAATCGGGCCGTTCATCCCGACCGTCGCCGGCCGGCCGTTCCCCGGAGTGATCGCCGACATCCTCGACTCCGGTGGTACGCCGGTGAAACCGGGCGACGGCGGCTACCTCACGATCTTCAACCCGTTCCCGCCGGCGCTGACGCGCGGGATCTACGGGGACATGGAGCGGTTCAAGAACCAGTACTTCTCCGACTACGGCCCGGAGCGCTACTTCACGAGCGACGGGGCGCGGAAGGACGAGATGGGGAACATCCGGATCACCGGGCGCGTCGACGACGTAATGAACGTCGCCGGCCACCGACTGGCGACCGCCGAGGTGGAGAGCGCCCTCGCCCAGAACGACAAGGTGAGCGAGGTCGCGGTCGTCTCCCGCCCGCATGATCTGAAGGGAGAGGTACCGGTCGCGTTCGTCCTGCTGAAGGCCGGAATCACCCCGTCGGAGGAGATCCGCAAGGAACTGATGGACACGGTCACCAAGGTGATCGGCCCGACCGGACGGCCGGACGAGATCATCTTCGTCGAGGACGTCCCGAAGACCCGCTCCGGAAAGATCATGCGCCGGGTGTTGAAGGCGCTCGTCCGGAATGAGCCGATCGGGGACATCACCACGCTGCAGAACCCGGACAGCGTCGACCATCTGAAGGAGATGGTCGGCTACAAGGGATAAAAGGAGGTCTGGCTTGAGCGACACGAATACGCCGCAGCTCGCTAACGTTGGTGCGTTGGGTTTGGGAGGGTTCGCCCTGTCCACGTTCATCTTGAACATCGTGAACGCCGGCTGGG carries:
- a CDS encoding ABC transporter substrate-binding protein — its product is MSLTGPLGPYGPPIVNGAKLAVEQINAAGGVLGKELELVVRDTATSPDVGRDAARKLVELDHVPAIVGALSSGVTIAASSVTIPAEVVLISPASTSPAIPALKDNDYVFRTVVSDAVQGIVLARMALLLNYQKVSVIYVNNAYGKGLADVFKKNFESYGGKVLAVVPYEENKPSYRGEVEKAISGDPDALIMVSYPVDGNKQIVEAVEAGYQGKFLFSDGMKGEGVAPGPACQSGDNPGPIEGAYGTVAAAGFRTDQCDADYEAEFGKSTVPYYYQAYDAVMLIALAMERAGKATGEAIRDNLRAVANPPGEKVYYGEFAKAVSLLKAGKEINYEGLSGTVDFKDNGDVEGGILIWKIQDCQVVPVLTVSG
- a CDS encoding branched-chain amino acid ABC transporter permease, which encodes MSILVRLPQLLIYGIISGSILALGGIGVSLTYSILGFSNFAHGDIMALGAYITLGLLGLFTALGVPNTPLGPLSFGGGFVLSALLAIGLTAVAVIIIDRFLFRRLRHSGPIILMMSSIGLALGLRNVLQFAWGPQPHYYIERIQVALPIPGIPARIKSDEIFIVLMALVIITLVHLFLRYTKMGKAMRAMADNVSLARVTGINTDRVIALTWVIGGGLAAMAGIFAGIENKFITPELGWQMLLSIFAGVILGGIGNPYGAIIGGLIIGISEEVSTAFISTGYKPAVAFVIMILMLLVRPTGILGRSD
- the acs gene encoding acetate--CoA ligase, whose protein sequence is MKKRAWVADESIYAEAKADPVKFWAKHAEELHWFKKWEKDYEFAPQAYKWFIGGKINLSYNSLDRHIEAGNGDKVAIIWEPEPTDEAPRKITYSELHELVSKFANVLKSLGVKKGDRVGIYLPMIPEAVIAMQACARIGAPHSVVFSAFSPDSLRDRLIDAGAKVLITADGYYRRGKKIDLKKNADAGIEGTAVEKVVVVKRLDGSASMTPGRDLWYHELMADASADCPAEELDAEDLSFLLYTSGTTGKPKGIMHTTGGYAVQSYLTAKWNFDLHEGDIFWCTADVGWITGHTYINYAPLMNGVTSLIFEGSPDFPDYGRFWAIIEKHKVTQLYTAPTAIRMFIKWGDEWPEKYDLSSLRLLGTVGEPINVDAWLWYFEKIGGGRCPIIDTWWQTETGANMVNNLPGIGPFIPTVAGRPFPGVIADILDSGGTPVKPGDGGYLTIFNPFPPALTRGIYGDMERFKNQYFSDYGPERYFTSDGARKDEMGNIRITGRVDDVMNVAGHRLATAEVESALAQNDKVSEVAVVSRPHDLKGEVPVAFVLLKAGITPSEEIRKELMDTVTKVIGPTGRPDEIIFVEDVPKTRSGKIMRRVLKALVRNEPIGDITTLQNPDSVDHLKEMVGYKG
- a CDS encoding branched-chain amino acid ABC transporter permease — translated: MEQFVSILSYIVFFAITAGTYGVLTLGLNIQWGYTGLFNIGIAGFYALGAYTSALISGPAPSPWEGRTFGGFELPFILGLLGAAVVCGIVALLIGIPTLRLRADYLAIATIGIAESIRLVLNNESWLTNGVWGIQGIPAPLYKTIHGGAKAFLAAHPGIPGWLHDLIAKSYDWFYLGLVLFVLLVIYLIVERLGRAPWGRVIRAIREDEDATAMLGKNTFAFKLQSLVLGAMVMGVGGSLYAHYARFISPASFKPFYGTFLIWVMLILGGSGNNRGAILGSFVVWGIWAGTDFLTKYFPVSATQAASLRIILIALLLEVILLWRPQGLLPPRKQKKTDSD